In Kineococcus endophyticus, the following proteins share a genomic window:
- a CDS encoding methyl-accepting chemotaxis protein yields MTNRLRNLKVAHKLTAGFGLVCLLLVTITAVGAVRLGQAQVKMDRLASSDMASVLAIGQVKASFITIRLGIANVALVPDEAGTVEMLEKLDQDQKALDAAWAEYLDSSPRSTGAQQQQASLAIKTFRDAADKLIVFAKNKDFAGYIAERSATVVPAGNATISTLDTLSGAETSAANETAEQSRTAYRQALTLLISIAAAAVAIAVVVAVVVARSITLPLSRAVNVIEDMAAGNLNRRVGYAAKDEVGRLAEATDASLDSMSAAMQEINQNAADLASSSEEMTAVAAQLADGAADSASRSQLASAATEQISSSIGTVAAAGEEMTSAIAEIAAATGQASNAATEAVTAAQGAGATIERLSTSSREIGDVIKLITTIAEQTNLLALNATIEAARAGEMGKGFAVVAGEVKELAQQTARATEDITAKVAATQTDATAAAAAIEQISDVITRVDALQATIAAAVEEQSATTAEMVRNVTEVATGSQEVATNITSIAAAADQSRTSAGHTATTASDVAAAAARLKSLTARFTL; encoded by the coding sequence ATGACGAACCGACTGCGCAACCTGAAGGTTGCCCACAAGCTGACCGCAGGCTTCGGTCTCGTCTGCTTGCTGCTCGTCACCATCACCGCCGTCGGAGCAGTGCGCTTGGGGCAGGCGCAGGTGAAGATGGACCGGCTCGCGTCCTCGGACATGGCTTCGGTCCTGGCTATCGGGCAAGTGAAGGCCTCCTTCATCACCATTCGACTAGGCATCGCCAACGTCGCCCTCGTCCCCGATGAGGCCGGAACAGTGGAGATGCTCGAGAAGTTGGACCAAGATCAGAAAGCCCTTGATGCGGCGTGGGCTGAATACCTCGACAGTTCCCCCAGATCCACCGGGGCTCAGCAGCAACAGGCCAGCCTGGCTATCAAGACCTTCCGCGATGCGGCCGACAAGCTCATCGTCTTTGCCAAGAATAAAGACTTTGCCGGATACATTGCCGAGCGTAGTGCCACGGTCGTTCCCGCTGGGAACGCTACGATTTCCACGTTGGATACGCTGAGCGGCGCCGAAACCTCGGCAGCTAATGAGACCGCGGAACAGAGTCGCACAGCGTACCGCCAAGCGTTGACATTGTTGATCTCCATCGCCGCAGCTGCTGTAGCCATCGCCGTCGTCGTGGCGGTCGTGGTGGCACGCTCCATCACGCTCCCGTTGAGCCGCGCAGTGAACGTCATCGAGGATATGGCGGCAGGGAACTTGAACCGCCGTGTGGGATATGCCGCAAAAGATGAGGTAGGACGCCTGGCCGAGGCCACCGACGCGTCCCTGGACTCGATGTCCGCAGCAATGCAGGAGATCAACCAGAATGCCGCTGATCTGGCTTCTTCTTCCGAGGAGATGACTGCTGTTGCAGCCCAACTCGCCGACGGTGCAGCCGACTCTGCGTCGCGGTCCCAGCTTGCTTCCGCCGCGACCGAGCAGATATCGTCCTCGATCGGAACAGTCGCAGCCGCCGGTGAAGAGATGACTTCGGCTATCGCTGAGATCGCAGCAGCTACCGGGCAGGCCTCCAATGCCGCGACTGAAGCGGTCACCGCCGCCCAAGGCGCCGGCGCTACCATCGAACGTCTCTCAACTTCGAGCCGTGAGATCGGTGACGTCATCAAACTCATCACCACCATCGCCGAGCAAACAAACCTCCTGGCGTTGAACGCCACGATCGAGGCAGCCCGTGCTGGGGAAATGGGGAAGGGTTTCGCCGTCGTCGCCGGTGAAGTCAAGGAGTTGGCCCAGCAGACCGCTCGCGCCACCGAGGACATCACGGCAAAGGTCGCCGCCACACAGACTGACGCTACTGCTGCAGCCGCAGCCATCGAGCAGATCTCCGATGTCATCACCCGGGTCGATGCTCTGCAAGCCACCATCGCTGCTGCCGTGGAAGAGCAGTCGGCGACCACTGCCGAGATGGTCCGCAACGTCACCGAGGTCGCCACCGGCAGTCAAGAGGTCGCCACCAATATTACTTCCATAGCCGCCGCAGCTGATCAAAGCAGAACTAGCGCCGGACACACCGCTACTACGGCATCCGACGTAGCAGCGGCCGCAGCCCGCCTCAAGAGTCTCACCGCCCGGTTCACCTTGTGA
- a CDS encoding methyl-accepting chemotaxis protein, with amino-acid sequence MSLEGVAGATDDLTVMNSVASRLRAAFGALTACTIICGGTGLWALHDLSDRAATQRDISQQVRNAHQVEYFNTDASGWQAYVFSQAVMDGVESLDVDTDSIDGLAQSGREGSAVLDSFNTSVLTTAEGQLLLQVRQQWDQYFQQTDQLVALTRQGTPEAFRQAYEVLNGPLDTSWAQLNKTTKQLTDSLDQRSRAGQAASETAEKRLQLILLITTLVAVLLAAVTAPLVTRSITRRLSRVVTVVRGLAEGRLDQRAEVGRLDEIGVLARATNESLDTFSTLVRDLTEDARSLTGSVTGLHLSAAHLTKEAARTSAATVEVAGTTDRMNNDIATVAAAGEEMTAAIQSISESTASASQVADDAVRAAGEAEVTISRLGASSREIGEVVKMITSIAEQTNLLALNATIEAARAGELGKGFAVVAGEVKDLALQTARATEEITAKVGATQVDAEAAGAALRGIGEVISRVDVLQATIAAAVEEQAATTAEMVRNVTSVALASDEIAGTVAEVATTAEGTTRAAVDAQQVAGQVGAVAQSLERAVATFTL; translated from the coding sequence TTGAGTCTTGAGGGTGTCGCCGGCGCCACCGATGACCTCACTGTGATGAACTCTGTAGCCTCCCGCCTGCGCGCGGCCTTCGGCGCCCTGACAGCCTGCACGATCATCTGCGGCGGGACGGGACTGTGGGCTCTGCACGACCTCAGCGACCGCGCAGCCACCCAGAGGGACATCAGCCAGCAGGTCCGCAACGCGCACCAGGTCGAGTACTTCAACACCGACGCCTCCGGGTGGCAGGCCTACGTATTCTCCCAGGCGGTCATGGACGGGGTGGAGTCACTGGACGTAGACACCGACAGCATCGACGGGCTGGCGCAGTCTGGGCGCGAAGGCAGCGCCGTCCTAGACAGCTTCAACACCTCGGTCCTCACCACTGCTGAGGGCCAGCTGCTGTTGCAGGTACGCCAGCAATGGGACCAGTACTTCCAGCAGACCGACCAGCTGGTGGCCTTGACCCGGCAAGGAACTCCAGAAGCCTTCCGGCAGGCCTACGAGGTGCTGAACGGGCCTCTGGACACCAGCTGGGCGCAGCTGAACAAGACCACGAAGCAGCTGACGGACAGCCTGGATCAGCGCAGTCGAGCTGGTCAAGCGGCCTCAGAGACCGCTGAGAAGAGACTGCAGCTGATCCTGCTGATCACCACGCTGGTGGCCGTGTTGCTGGCCGCGGTCACAGCCCCCCTGGTCACGCGGTCGATCACCAGGCGCCTGAGCAGGGTCGTGACCGTGGTCCGCGGTCTTGCCGAGGGCCGTCTGGACCAGCGCGCCGAGGTTGGGCGACTGGACGAGATTGGAGTGCTGGCGCGGGCGACCAACGAGTCCCTGGACACCTTCTCCACCCTCGTGCGGGACCTGACCGAGGACGCACGCAGCCTCACCGGGTCGGTCACCGGGCTGCACTTGTCCGCCGCTCACCTGACGAAGGAGGCCGCGAGGACCTCGGCGGCGACCGTGGAAGTCGCTGGTACGACCGACAGGATGAACAACGACATCGCCACGGTGGCTGCAGCCGGGGAGGAGATGACTGCTGCCATTCAATCGATCTCGGAGTCTACGGCCTCCGCCTCGCAAGTCGCCGATGACGCCGTACGCGCCGCAGGCGAAGCCGAGGTGACGATCTCTCGTCTGGGGGCCTCCTCCCGCGAGATCGGCGAGGTGGTCAAGATGATTACTTCTATCGCCGAGCAGACCAACCTGTTGGCCCTGAACGCCACCATCGAGGCCGCACGTGCCGGTGAGCTGGGCAAGGGTTTCGCCGTCGTGGCCGGTGAGGTCAAGGACCTGGCGCTTCAGACCGCCCGAGCCACCGAGGAAATCACCGCCAAGGTCGGCGCCACCCAAGTGGATGCCGAGGCCGCCGGGGCCGCGCTGCGCGGGATCGGGGAAGTCATCAGTCGTGTGGACGTGCTGCAGGCCACGATCGCAGCCGCCGTGGAGGAGCAAGCGGCTACCACCGCAGAGATGGTGCGCAACGTGACTTCGGTCGCCCTGGCCAGCGATGAGATTGCAGGCACGGTTGCTGAGGTCGCAACCACCGCGGAGGGGACCACGCGCGCAGCGGTGGACGCCCAGCAGGTGGCGGGCCAGGTGGGCGCTGTCGCGCAGTCCCTTGAGCGGGCGGTGGCGACTTTCACCTTGTGA
- a CDS encoding LacI family DNA-binding transcriptional regulator: MAVKRRQPTMADVGALAGVTDRTVSNVLSGKVPVRPGTRDAVLQAVQTLGYQMNPSARSLRTGRTGFLTLALPDLTIDYFAELANAVLNEADRLGWSVTVQQTSTLRERELSLVSGAGRNFSDGLILLPHALDSRDRNLLVTDLPMVLLGERIFDGPVDHVTMSNVKAAQAATDHLLSMGRRRIAAVGPNPADTTTTAATLRLDGYRQALRDAGIDVDPGLIAPAVAWNEAHGVKAVDALVDHGVDFDAIFCFNDSLAFGVLHALRQRGIQVPHQVAVVGFDNVTATAYTSPPLTTIDSGVGVIAQTAVQRLIGRILGTLDGAPEVFVANFSLVRREST, translated from the coding sequence GTGGCAGTCAAGCGGCGTCAGCCCACCATGGCTGACGTCGGGGCTCTGGCAGGCGTCACTGACCGGACCGTGTCCAACGTCCTCAGCGGCAAGGTTCCGGTGCGTCCGGGGACCCGCGACGCCGTCCTGCAGGCGGTACAGACGCTGGGCTACCAGATGAACCCATCCGCACGTAGTTTGCGGACTGGTCGCACGGGCTTTCTCACGTTAGCTCTGCCGGACCTGACCATCGACTACTTCGCTGAGCTGGCTAACGCGGTCCTGAACGAAGCCGACCGATTGGGCTGGTCGGTCACCGTGCAACAAACCAGCACGCTGCGAGAGCGCGAGCTGAGTCTGGTTTCGGGAGCTGGCCGCAACTTCAGTGATGGGCTGATCCTGCTTCCTCACGCCCTAGATTCGCGGGATCGGAATCTACTCGTGACTGACCTGCCTATGGTGCTCCTTGGGGAGCGCATCTTCGACGGACCCGTTGATCACGTGACGATGAGCAACGTCAAAGCCGCACAGGCCGCCACCGACCATCTATTGAGCATGGGTCGCCGACGCATCGCTGCCGTGGGCCCGAATCCGGCGGATACCACCACAACTGCAGCCACACTTCGCCTCGATGGTTACCGGCAAGCTCTGCGAGATGCAGGCATCGACGTGGACCCGGGACTCATCGCCCCCGCAGTCGCGTGGAATGAGGCGCATGGCGTCAAGGCGGTAGACGCTCTTGTCGACCATGGGGTGGACTTTGATGCAATTTTCTGTTTTAATGACTCGCTAGCCTTTGGAGTCCTGCACGCCCTGAGGCAACGAGGCATCCAGGTCCCGCACCAGGTAGCGGTCGTCGGTTTCGACAACGTCACAGCGACCGCCTATACAAGCCCACCGCTGACGACTATCGACTCCGGTGTCGGCGTTATCGCTCAGACAGCGGTCCAGCGGTTGATTGGCCGCATCCTTGGGACCCTTGACGGCGCCCCAGAAGTCTTCGTAGCGAACTTTTCTCTTGTTCGTCGAGAAAGCACCTGA